The Sander vitreus isolate 19-12246 chromosome 5, sanVit1, whole genome shotgun sequence genome includes a region encoding these proteins:
- the cyb561a3a gene encoding lysosomal membrane ascorbate-dependent ferrireductase CYB561A3 isoform X4 — protein sequence MRSIVSFYICYLLCLGLGLACVVCVCLWNSRWRGGFAWDGSALQFNWHPVLMVTGLVVLYGNGAVLYRVPLTWGQNKLPWKLLHATLMFLSLVLSIVGLCAVFGFHNAKNLPNLYSLHSWIGIAAVALFAIQWVVGMAGFLLPCSPISLRALLKPVHVWMGGSILWLSIAACISGINEKLFFVFSGTYANLPSEALLGNSLGVLIVAFGMVVLMILSNRKWQRPDSSPEVLAYTPLLQEENE from the exons ATGAGGTCCATTGTGAGCTTCTACATATGCTACCTGCTGTGCCTGGGTCTGGGCCTGGCCTGCGTGgtgtgtgtatgcttgtggAATAGCCGGTGGCGTGGCGGTTTTGCCTGGGACGGCTCGGCACTGCAGTTCAACTGGCACCCTGTTCTGATGGTAACAGGTCTTGTTGTGCTGTACGGCAATG GAGCTGTGTTGTACCGCGTCCCCCTGACCTGGGGTCAGAATAAACTCCCCTGGAAGCTGCTGCATGCCACACTGATGTTCCTTTCTCTGGTTCTGTCAATTGTGGGTCTTTGTGCTGTGTTTGGCTTCCACAATGCTAAAAACCTTCCCAACCTCTACTCTTTGCACAGCTGGATTGGAATCGCTGCTGTAGCTCTTTTTGCCATACAG TGGGTAGTAGGTATGGCTGGCTTCCTTCTGCCCTGCTCCCCCATATCACTACGTGCACTCCTGAAACCTGTCCATGTGTGGATGGGAGGCAGCATACTGTGGCTCAGCATCGCTGCATGCATTTCCGGAATCAACGAGAAACTCTTCTTTGTTTT CAGTGGAACGTATGCTAACCTTCCATCCGAGGCTTTGTTAGGAAATTCATTAGGAGTTTTAATTGTAGCCTTCGGCATGGTTGTCCTTATGATTTTGTCCAACCGTAAATGGCAGCGACCAGACTCCAGTCCTGAGGTTCTGGCTTACACG CCATTGCTTCaagaagaaaatgaatga